A genome region from Brachymonas denitrificans includes the following:
- the ubiB gene encoding ubiquinone biosynthesis regulatory protein kinase UbiB, translating into MKFFRGAYIVWVFFRYGLDDLLLSSAPHGGLRLLSRVLTLGRRYNTPRGARLRMALESLGPIFIKFGQVLSTRRDLLPPDVAVELSQLQDRVPPFPAEVSVGTIERAFRKPIDTLFTEFDRVPVASASIAQVHFAKVRTRQGVEKDVAVKVLRPGMLGVIESDLSLMRMMAGWVERLSEDGRRLKPREVVAEFDKYLHDELDLVREASNAAQLRRNMEGLDLVRIPEMYWDLVSQDVLVMERMNGIPISQVDRLRALGVDIKKLARDGVNIFFTQVFRDGYFHADMHPGNLQVSVEPGSFGQFILLDFGIVGTLTENDKEYLAQNFIAFFRRDYKRVAELHIESGWVPATTRVDELEAAVRGVCEPYFDRPLKELSLGIVLMRLFQTSRRFNVEIQPQLTLLQKTLLNIEGLGRELDPDLDLWSTAKPFLEKWMLDELGPKRFLTELKNEVPHLARMLPHLPRLLHGYLKQGAESQPVQNRELLALLAEQKRTNRLLQGLVYGAVGFALGMLAMQVFIRVQLG; encoded by the coding sequence ATGAAATTTTTCCGTGGTGCGTACATCGTCTGGGTGTTCTTCCGCTACGGACTGGACGATCTGCTGCTGTCTTCCGCCCCGCACGGCGGTCTGCGCCTGCTTTCGCGCGTGCTCACGTTGGGCCGCCGCTACAACACGCCGCGCGGCGCGCGCCTGCGCATGGCGCTCGAAAGCCTGGGCCCCATCTTCATCAAGTTCGGCCAGGTGCTCTCCACCCGGCGTGACCTGCTGCCGCCCGATGTGGCGGTCGAGCTGTCGCAACTGCAGGACCGCGTGCCTCCGTTCCCGGCAGAGGTGTCGGTAGGGACCATCGAGCGCGCCTTCCGCAAGCCGATCGACACGCTGTTCACCGAGTTCGACCGCGTGCCCGTGGCCAGCGCCTCCATCGCGCAGGTGCACTTTGCCAAGGTGCGCACGCGCCAGGGCGTCGAGAAGGACGTCGCGGTCAAGGTGCTCCGTCCCGGCATGCTGGGCGTGATCGAAAGCGATCTGAGCCTGATGCGCATGATGGCCGGCTGGGTCGAGCGCCTGAGCGAGGACGGACGCCGCCTCAAGCCGCGCGAAGTGGTGGCCGAGTTCGACAAGTACCTGCACGACGAGCTGGATCTGGTGCGCGAGGCCTCCAACGCCGCGCAGCTGCGCCGCAACATGGAAGGCCTGGATCTGGTGCGCATTCCCGAGATGTACTGGGACCTGGTCTCGCAGGACGTGCTGGTGATGGAGCGCATGAACGGCATTCCGATCAGTCAGGTGGACCGTTTGCGCGCCCTGGGCGTGGACATCAAGAAACTGGCCCGCGACGGCGTCAACATCTTCTTCACGCAGGTCTTCCGCGACGGCTACTTCCATGCCGACATGCATCCGGGCAACCTGCAGGTGAGTGTGGAGCCGGGCAGCTTCGGCCAGTTCATCCTGCTCGATTTCGGCATCGTCGGCACGCTGACCGAGAACGACAAGGAATACCTGGCGCAGAACTTCATCGCCTTCTTCCGCCGCGACTACAAGCGCGTGGCCGAGCTGCACATCGAGAGTGGCTGGGTGCCTGCCACCACCCGCGTGGACGAGCTGGAGGCTGCGGTGCGCGGCGTGTGCGAACCGTATTTCGACCGTCCGCTCAAGGAGCTGTCGCTCGGCATCGTGCTGATGCGCCTGTTCCAGACCTCGCGCCGCTTCAACGTCGAGATCCAGCCGCAGCTCACCCTGCTGCAGAAGACGCTGCTCAACATCGAGGGCCTAGGCCGCGAACTCGACCCCGATCTGGATCTGTGGAGCACCGCCAAGCCCTTCCTCGAGAAGTGGATGCTGGACGAGCTGGGCCCCAAGCGCTTCCTGACCGAGCTGAAGAACGAGGTGCCGCATCTGGCGCGCATGCTGCCGCACCTGCCGCGCCTGCTGCACGGCTACCTGAAGCAGGGCGCCGAAAGCCAGCCGGTGCAGAACCGCGAGCTGCTGGCCCTGCTGGCCGAGCAGAAGCGTACCAACCGCCTGCTGCAGGGGTTGGTGTACGGCGCCGTTGGCTTTGCGCTGGGCATGCTGGCCATGCAGGTGTTCATCCGCGTACAACTGGGCTGA
- a CDS encoding sodium:solute symporter family protein yields the protein MLITLVLVYLLITIGIGLYAARRVKNTADFAVAGRHLPLAMIITLTFATWFGSELVLGIPAKFMQDGLGGIVEDPFGAGTCLILVGLFIAGRLYKMDLLTISDYYRVRYGTFVEVFCSIIIMISYLGWVSAQVAALGVVFNLLSEGSVSVQMGMVLGMLSILIYTLIGGMWSVAVTDFIQMIVLIVGLLLLAYYASDMAGGVQPVLDLATSKDLFRFWPEPKWHDIIFFFAAAITMMLGSIPQQDVFQRVMSAKDVRAATWGPVIGGSMYILFAAVPIFLVATALIVMPEQTSALIADDPQKVLPTLVMQKMPFIMQVVFFGALLSAIKSCASATLLAPTTTFVENILRHFVRNMGDKATLFAMRISVLVFAGIVLVYAILMEGTSIYEMVSGAYQVPLVGAFVPLVAGLYWKRASTQGGIFSVVLGVGVWLLFIFVRGWGEAFPQQLAGVIASGVGMVAGSLLPQWIDQDRGRVPHFEGSPEVEGRLIA from the coding sequence GTGCTGATTACCCTGGTCCTCGTTTACCTGCTGATCACCATCGGCATCGGCCTGTATGCGGCGCGCCGTGTGAAGAACACGGCCGACTTCGCCGTGGCCGGCCGCCACCTGCCGCTGGCGATGATCATCACGCTGACCTTTGCCACCTGGTTCGGATCCGAGTTGGTGCTGGGCATTCCGGCCAAGTTCATGCAGGATGGCCTGGGCGGCATCGTCGAGGATCCCTTCGGCGCTGGCACCTGCCTGATCCTGGTCGGCCTGTTCATCGCGGGCCGGCTCTACAAGATGGATCTGCTGACCATCAGCGACTACTACCGCGTGCGCTACGGCACCTTCGTCGAGGTTTTCTGCTCCATCATCATCATGATCAGCTATCTGGGCTGGGTGTCGGCTCAGGTGGCGGCACTGGGCGTGGTGTTCAACCTGCTGAGCGAAGGCTCGGTGTCGGTGCAGATGGGCATGGTGCTGGGCATGCTGTCCATCCTGATCTACACCCTCATTGGCGGCATGTGGTCGGTGGCGGTGACGGATTTCATCCAGATGATTGTGCTGATCGTGGGCCTGTTGCTGCTGGCTTATTACGCCAGCGACATGGCCGGCGGCGTGCAGCCGGTGCTGGATCTGGCCACCAGCAAGGACCTGTTCCGCTTCTGGCCCGAGCCGAAGTGGCACGACATCATCTTCTTCTTTGCCGCGGCCATCACCATGATGTTGGGCTCCATCCCGCAGCAGGACGTGTTCCAGCGCGTGATGTCGGCCAAGGACGTGCGTGCCGCCACCTGGGGGCCGGTGATTGGCGGCAGCATGTACATCCTGTTTGCCGCGGTGCCGATCTTCCTGGTGGCCACGGCGCTGATCGTGATGCCCGAGCAGACCAGCGCGCTGATCGCCGACGATCCGCAGAAGGTGCTGCCCACGCTGGTGATGCAGAAAATGCCCTTCATCATGCAGGTGGTGTTCTTCGGTGCCTTGCTCTCTGCCATCAAGTCCTGCGCCTCGGCCACGCTGCTGGCGCCCACCACGACCTTCGTCGAAAACATCCTGCGTCACTTCGTGCGCAACATGGGCGACAAGGCCACGCTGTTTGCCATGCGCATCTCCGTGCTGGTGTTTGCCGGCATCGTGCTGGTGTACGCCATCCTGATGGAAGGCACCTCGATCTACGAGATGGTGTCCGGTGCCTACCAGGTGCCGCTGGTCGGCGCCTTCGTTCCGCTGGTGGCCGGCCTGTACTGGAAGCGTGCCTCCACCCAGGGCGGCATCTTTTCGGTGGTGCTGGGCGTGGGCGTGTGGCTGCTGTTCATCTTCGTGCGGGGCTGGGGCGAGGCCTTCCCGCAGCAGCTGGCCGGCGTGATCGCCTCGGGCGTGGGCATGGTGGCCGGCTCGCTGCTGCCGCAGTGGATTGACCAGGACCGTGGCCGCGTGCCGCACTTCGAGGGCTCGCCCGAAGTGGAAGGGCGCCTGATCGCCTGA
- a CDS encoding FmdB family zinc ribbon protein → MPIYAYRCEACGHSADVLQKINDPLLSICPSCGADSFRKQVTAAGFQLKGSGWYATDFRGGQGGTSAAAPSQPAAESSACASCPASTAKD, encoded by the coding sequence ATGCCGATTTACGCCTACCGTTGTGAAGCCTGCGGCCACAGCGCCGATGTCCTGCAGAAAATCAATGACCCTCTCCTGAGCATTTGCCCCTCCTGCGGCGCCGACAGCTTTCGCAAGCAGGTAACTGCGGCCGGCTTCCAGCTCAAGGGTTCCGGCTGGTATGCAACCGATTTCCGTGGCGGCCAGGGCGGCACCAGCGCTGCAGCTCCCAGCCAGCCTGCAGCCGAAAGCAGCGCCTGCGCGTCCTGCCCGGCATCCACCGCCAAGGACTGA
- a CDS encoding DUF502 domain-containing protein — MFKSKLQQYFIAGLLVWLPLVITVWVLMWLLGMLDGIFVSILATIEAVVPGLTGMAQAVMKIPGIGVLALGLLILLTGTLAANIVGQWWIRQWDALMARIPVVRSIYSSVKQVSDTLFSGSGKAFSKALLVQYPRHGSWTVAFLTGHPGGEVAHHLPGAHVSVYVPTTPNPTSGFFLMMAREDVIELDMTVDEALKYIISMGVVVPPEHVGGLSRKGGIAGKPLPVAAPPAAPAPPAPPASPEKTD, encoded by the coding sequence ATGTTTAAGAGCAAGCTCCAACAATATTTCATCGCCGGCCTGCTGGTATGGCTGCCGCTGGTGATCACCGTCTGGGTGCTCATGTGGCTGCTCGGCATGCTGGACGGTATCTTCGTCAGCATCCTGGCCACCATCGAGGCCGTGGTGCCCGGCCTGACCGGCATGGCGCAGGCCGTGATGAAGATTCCCGGCATCGGTGTGCTCGCGCTGGGTCTGCTCATTCTGCTCACCGGCACGCTGGCGGCCAACATCGTCGGCCAGTGGTGGATCCGCCAGTGGGACGCGCTGATGGCGCGCATTCCGGTGGTGCGCTCCATTTACAGCAGCGTCAAGCAGGTGTCCGACACGCTGTTCTCCGGCAGCGGCAAGGCCTTCTCCAAGGCGCTGCTGGTGCAGTATCCGCGCCATGGATCATGGACTGTGGCCTTCCTCACCGGCCATCCCGGCGGCGAGGTGGCGCACCACCTGCCCGGCGCGCACGTCAGCGTCTATGTGCCGACCACGCCCAACCCCACCTCGGGCTTCTTCCTGATGATGGCGCGCGAAGACGTGATCGAGCTCGACATGACGGTGGACGAGGCGCTCAAATACATCATTTCCATGGGTGTGGTGGTGCCGCCCGAGCACGTGGGCGGTCTGTCGCGCAAGGGCGGGATTGCAGGCAAGCCTTTGCCGGTTGCTGCACCCCCCGCTGCGCCCGCTCCCCCGGCGCCGCCCGCAAGCCCTGAAAAGACCGATTAA
- the aspS gene encoding aspartate--tRNA ligase, whose amino-acid sequence MAMRSIYCGQVTEALLGQTVTLCGWVNRRRDHGGVIFVDLRDREGYVQVVCDPDRPEMFKVAEDLRNEFCVQVKGLVRARPEGTTNDNITTGKIEVLCHELNVLNASVTPPFQLDDDNLSETTRLTHRVLDLRRPYMQRNLMLRYKVAMEVRKFLDANGFIDIETPMLTKSTPEGARDYLVPSRVHDGHFFALPQSPQLFKQLLMVAGYDRYYQITKCFRDEDLRADRQPEFTQIDIETSFLGEDEIRALFQDMIKQVFRNTMDVDLGEFPVMQYADAMHLYGSDKPDLRVKLQFTELTDVMKDVDFKVFSTPATTPGGRVVALRVPQGGQMSRGEIDGYTEFVKIYGAKGLAWIKVNEKAKGREGLQSPIVKNLHDAALNVILERTGAQDGDLIFFGADKAKIVNDAIGALRLKVGHSEFGKRNGLFEDRWAPLWVVDFPMFEYDEEDDRWNAMHHPFTSPKDGHEDYMDSDPSKCVAKAYDMVLNGWELGGGSVRIHRAEVQSKVFSALKITPEDAQVKFGFLLDALQYGAPPHGGLAFGLDRLITLMTRAESIRDVIAFPKTQRAQCLLTQAPSMVDEKQLRELHIRLRNPAAAEAKSA is encoded by the coding sequence ATGGCAATGCGTTCGATCTATTGCGGTCAGGTGACCGAAGCCCTGCTGGGCCAGACTGTAACCCTGTGCGGCTGGGTCAACCGCCGTCGCGACCACGGTGGCGTGATCTTCGTCGACCTGCGCGACCGCGAAGGCTATGTGCAGGTGGTCTGCGATCCGGACCGCCCCGAGATGTTCAAGGTGGCCGAAGACCTGCGCAACGAGTTCTGCGTGCAGGTCAAGGGCCTGGTGCGCGCACGCCCCGAAGGCACCACCAACGACAATATCACCACCGGCAAGATCGAGGTGCTCTGCCACGAACTGAACGTGCTGAACGCCTCCGTCACGCCCCCGTTCCAGCTCGATGACGACAACCTGAGCGAAACCACCCGTCTGACGCATCGCGTGCTGGACCTGCGCCGCCCCTACATGCAGCGCAATCTGATGCTGCGCTACAAGGTGGCGATGGAAGTGCGCAAGTTCCTCGACGCCAACGGCTTCATCGACATCGAAACGCCGATGCTGACCAAGAGCACGCCCGAAGGCGCGCGCGACTACCTGGTGCCCAGCCGCGTGCACGATGGCCACTTCTTCGCGCTGCCGCAGTCGCCCCAGCTGTTCAAGCAGCTGCTGATGGTGGCCGGCTACGACCGCTATTACCAGATCACCAAGTGCTTCCGCGACGAAGACCTGCGCGCCGACCGTCAGCCCGAATTCACGCAGATCGACATCGAGACTTCCTTCCTGGGCGAAGACGAGATCCGCGCACTGTTCCAGGACATGATCAAGCAGGTGTTCCGCAACACCATGGATGTGGATCTGGGCGAGTTCCCGGTCATGCAGTATGCCGACGCCATGCACCTGTACGGTTCCGACAAGCCCGACCTGCGCGTGAAGCTGCAGTTCACCGAATTGACCGACGTAATGAAGGATGTGGACTTCAAGGTGTTCTCCACGCCGGCAACCACCCCGGGTGGCCGCGTAGTGGCGCTGCGCGTGCCGCAGGGCGGCCAGATGAGCCGCGGCGAGATCGACGGCTACACCGAGTTCGTCAAGATCTACGGCGCCAAGGGCCTGGCCTGGATCAAGGTCAACGAGAAGGCCAAGGGCCGCGAAGGCCTGCAGAGCCCGATCGTCAAGAACCTGCACGATGCCGCCCTGAACGTGATTCTTGAGCGCACCGGCGCCCAGGACGGCGACCTGATCTTCTTCGGCGCCGACAAGGCCAAGATCGTCAACGACGCCATCGGCGCACTGCGCCTGAAGGTGGGTCACAGCGAGTTTGGCAAGAGGAACGGCCTGTTCGAGGACCGCTGGGCGCCGCTGTGGGTGGTCGATTTCCCGATGTTCGAATACGACGAGGAAGACGACCGCTGGAACGCCATGCACCACCCCTTCACCTCGCCCAAGGACGGTCACGAGGACTACATGGACAGCGACCCGTCCAAGTGCGTGGCCAAGGCCTACGACATGGTGCTGAACGGCTGGGAACTGGGTGGTGGCTCCGTCCGTATCCACCGCGCCGAAGTGCAGAGCAAGGTGTTCAGCGCACTGAAGATCACGCCGGAAGATGCCCAGGTAAAGTTCGGCTTCCTGCTGGATGCGCTGCAGTACGGCGCGCCCCCGCACGGTGGCCTGGCCTTCGGTCTGGACCGCCTGATCACGCTGATGACGCGCGCCGAATCCATCCGCGACGTGATTGCCTTCCCCAAGACCCAGCGTGCCCAGTGCCTGCTGACGCAGGCCCCGAGCATGGTCGACGAGAAGCAGCTGCGCGAACTGCACATCCGCCTGCGCAACCCGGCTGCAGCCGAAGCCAAGAGCGCCTGA
- a CDS encoding endonuclease/exonuclease/phosphatase family protein yields MSPPQVPERILPTDEPQRTLRVATYNIHKGVQGMGPAKRLEIHNLQQAIQQLDADIVCLQEVRKMNRQGERRFANWPQLGQADFLKPQGYHALYMTNAITKHGEHGNALLSRFEVVRHKHEDMSDHRFEQRGLLHGEVNLQGKPVHVIVVHLGLIAASRVRQIRQLQEFIDREIGWNEPLVVAGDFNDWGKQLVPIMAECGLHSECQSAAHFTYPARLPLAQLDHVYSRGLHRVRQFVPQLDSVVRSTGIRSWSRLSDHLPLVAEFELDR; encoded by the coding sequence ATGTCGCCCCCGCAGGTTCCCGAGCGCATTCTGCCGACCGACGAGCCGCAGCGCACGCTGCGGGTGGCGACCTACAACATCCACAAGGGCGTGCAGGGCATGGGCCCGGCCAAGCGGCTGGAAATCCATAACCTGCAGCAGGCCATCCAGCAGCTCGATGCCGACATCGTCTGCCTGCAGGAAGTGCGCAAGATGAACCGCCAGGGCGAGCGCCGCTTCGCCAACTGGCCGCAGCTGGGGCAGGCCGACTTCCTCAAGCCGCAGGGCTACCACGCCCTGTACATGACCAACGCCATCACCAAGCACGGCGAGCACGGCAATGCCCTGCTCAGCCGCTTCGAGGTGGTGCGGCACAAGCATGAGGACATGTCGGACCACCGCTTCGAGCAGCGCGGCCTGCTGCATGGCGAGGTCAACCTGCAGGGCAAGCCGGTGCATGTGATCGTGGTGCACCTGGGCCTGATCGCCGCGAGCCGCGTGCGGCAGATTCGCCAGTTGCAGGAATTCATCGACCGCGAAATCGGCTGGAACGAGCCGCTGGTGGTGGCGGGCGACTTCAACGACTGGGGCAAGCAGCTGGTGCCCATCATGGCCGAATGCGGCCTGCACAGCGAATGCCAGTCGGCCGCCCATTTCACCTATCCGGCACGCCTGCCGCTGGCACAGCTGGACCATGTCTATTCGCGCGGCCTGCACCGTGTGCGCCAGTTCGTGCCCCAGCTCGATTCGGTGGTGCGCAGCACCGGCATCCGCTCCTGGTCGCGTCTGTCCGACCACCTGCCGCTGGTGGCCGAGTTCGAACTCGACCGCTGA
- the folE gene encoding GTP cyclohydrolase I yields the protein MTSSSPAEDEGTPVSVKIRERILAARKRFHANDNISEFLQPGELEQLLDEVEEKLQGVLDSMVIDTENDHNTDTTARRVAKMYLKEVFGGRYVPQPVLTEFPNAERLNELMIVGPITVRSACSHHLVPVIGKVWIGIMPNEHTNVIGLSKYARLAEWVMNRPQIQEEAVVQLADLIQDKTHPDGLAIVMEATHYCMAWRGVKDMDSKMINSVMRGVFLKDPNLRREFLSLIPRKN from the coding sequence ATGACATCCTCCTCTCCCGCCGAAGACGAAGGCACGCCGGTATCGGTCAAGATCCGCGAGCGCATCCTGGCCGCGCGCAAGCGCTTCCATGCCAATGACAACATCTCGGAGTTTCTCCAGCCCGGAGAGCTTGAGCAGTTGCTCGACGAAGTCGAGGAAAAGCTGCAGGGCGTGCTCGACAGCATGGTGATCGACACCGAGAACGACCATAACACCGACACCACCGCGCGCCGCGTGGCCAAGATGTACCTGAAGGAGGTATTTGGCGGCCGTTACGTGCCGCAGCCGGTGCTGACCGAATTTCCCAATGCCGAGCGCCTGAACGAGCTGATGATCGTCGGCCCCATCACCGTGCGCAGCGCCTGCTCGCACCATCTGGTGCCGGTGATCGGCAAGGTCTGGATCGGCATCATGCCGAACGAACACACCAACGTGATCGGCCTGTCCAAGTATGCGCGCCTGGCCGAGTGGGTGATGAACCGCCCGCAGATCCAGGAAGAGGCCGTGGTGCAGCTGGCCGATCTGATCCAGGACAAGACGCACCCCGATGGCCTGGCCATCGTGATGGAGGCCACGCACTATTGCATGGCCTGGCGCGGCGTGAAGGACATGGACAGCAAGATGATCAACTCGGTCATGCGCGGTGTGTTCCTCAAGGATCCCAACCTGCGGCGCGAATTCCTCTCGCTGATTCCGCGCAAGAACTGA
- a CDS encoding BLUF domain-containing protein — protein sequence MLVRLLYVSRAADAALNDLDNILQHARNYNAEHGITGALCYSSNIFMQVLEGSRTEVNRLYATILRDPHHSDVELLHYEEISERSYSGWTMGRVDISRLNTSTVLKYSEHADFNPYANSGKMALAMLQELVATANIIGRA from the coding sequence ATGCTGGTCAGACTGTTATACGTGAGCCGTGCCGCCGATGCCGCCCTGAACGACCTGGACAACATCCTGCAGCACGCGCGCAACTACAACGCCGAGCACGGCATCACCGGTGCGCTGTGCTACAGCAGCAACATCTTCATGCAGGTGCTCGAAGGCAGCCGCACCGAGGTGAACCGCCTGTACGCCACCATCCTGCGTGATCCGCACCATAGCGACGTGGAGCTGCTGCACTACGAGGAAATCAGCGAGCGCAGCTACAGCGGCTGGACCATGGGGCGCGTGGACATCTCCCGCCTCAATACCTCCACCGTGCTGAAGTATTCCGAGCATGCGGATTTCAATCCCTATGCCAACTCCGGCAAGATGGCGCTGGCGATGCTGCAGGAACTGGTAGCGACGGCCAACATCATCGGCCGCGCCTGA
- a CDS encoding glycine zipper domain-containing protein, which yields MDMNNVQNTTDKVINEAAATTHEVADKTLSAAGAAMENASDRLGAARARATEAIDHLAERAQQYARVGIDKASDARDYAKRSLQNAGDATSSYVEDQPLKSIAIAAGVGAATAALLMMLRGRDR from the coding sequence ATGGACATGAACAACGTGCAAAATACCACTGACAAGGTCATCAACGAAGCTGCTGCCACCACCCATGAAGTGGCCGACAAGACCTTGAGTGCTGCCGGCGCCGCCATGGAAAATGCCAGCGACCGCCTGGGCGCTGCACGTGCCCGTGCCACCGAGGCCATCGACCATCTGGCCGAGCGCGCACAGCAATATGCCCGTGTCGGTATCGACAAGGCCTCCGACGCCCGCGACTACGCCAAGCGCAGCCTGCAGAACGCCGGTGACGCCACCAGCAGCTACGTCGAAGACCAGCCGCTGAAATCGATCGCCATCGCCGCCGGCGTGGGCGCAGCCACTGCTGCCCTGCTGATGATGCTGCGCGGCCGCGATCGCTGA
- a CDS encoding sensor histidine kinase codes for MRKILTALVFLTCAALLVINEINFRATSLAFDDAAAARRANLQLQSLMLAVSDAESTQRSYLLTGDERYQADFIQHMSDIDTQAGQLAASAQVGVRDSVNALLGQVREKQKVMNETVQLQMAGNVAGWRRIVDSGVGRELMRKIQAQGAHVIAFNNLRLKRFDVQARQSLHMARLAMAGMLLFAVGMIILIWRQTVTKERREARVQQLLEAERTQLEKTVEQRTHSLRRLAAHLQLVREDERGRLARELHDELGALLTTAKLDVARMRTKLDRNSEGAQDMLERLAHLAQILNNGVALKRRIVEDLTPSALGNLGLVPALENLTRDYASSAGIAVITRLEPVQLGKDKALTVYRLVQEALTNCSKYARASQISVELWTVDDQAHVRVRDDGCGFDTSQLATGSHGLAGMQYRVETQQGCIRIDSAPGRGTTIAAQLPQDPVPENGTV; via the coding sequence ATGCGAAAAATTCTTACAGCACTGGTCTTCCTGACCTGTGCTGCGCTGCTGGTGATCAATGAAATCAACTTCCGTGCCACCAGCCTCGCCTTCGATGATGCGGCCGCCGCACGACGCGCCAATCTGCAGCTGCAATCGCTGATGCTGGCCGTTTCGGACGCGGAAAGCACCCAGCGCAGCTACCTGCTCACGGGCGACGAACGCTACCAGGCCGATTTCATCCAGCACATGAGCGACATCGACACGCAGGCCGGCCAGCTGGCGGCGAGCGCGCAGGTAGGCGTGCGCGACAGCGTCAATGCCCTGCTCGGACAGGTGCGCGAGAAGCAGAAGGTGATGAACGAGACGGTGCAGCTGCAGATGGCCGGCAACGTCGCGGGATGGCGCCGCATCGTCGACAGCGGCGTGGGCCGCGAGCTGATGCGCAAGATCCAGGCGCAGGGCGCACATGTGATTGCCTTCAACAACCTGCGTCTCAAGCGTTTCGACGTGCAGGCCCGGCAATCGCTGCACATGGCCCGGCTGGCCATGGCCGGCATGCTGCTGTTCGCGGTCGGCATGATCATCCTGATCTGGCGCCAGACCGTCACCAAGGAGCGGCGCGAGGCGCGCGTGCAACAATTGCTGGAGGCCGAGCGCACCCAGCTCGAAAAGACCGTCGAACAGCGCACGCACAGCCTGCGCCGGCTGGCCGCCCACCTGCAGCTGGTGCGCGAGGACGAACGCGGCCGCCTGGCACGCGAACTGCACGACGAACTGGGCGCCCTGCTCACCACGGCCAAGCTGGACGTGGCCCGCATGCGCACCAAACTGGATCGGAACAGCGAGGGAGCGCAGGACATGCTGGAACGCCTGGCCCACCTGGCGCAGATCCTCAACAACGGCGTGGCCCTCAAGCGCCGCATCGTGGAAGACCTGACGCCCAGCGCGCTGGGCAATCTCGGCCTGGTGCCGGCGCTGGAAAACCTCACGCGCGACTACGCCAGCAGCGCCGGCATCGCCGTCATCACGCGGCTGGAGCCGGTGCAGCTGGGCAAGGACAAGGCGCTCACGGTGTACCGCCTGGTGCAGGAGGCCCTGACCAACTGCAGCAAGTACGCCAGGGCCAGCCAGATCAGCGTGGAATTGTGGACCGTGGACGATCAGGCCCATGTGCGGGTGCGTGACGATGGCTGCGGCTTCGACACCAGCCAGCTGGCCACCGGCTCGCACGGTCTGGCCGGCATGCAATACCGGGTGGAAACCCAGCAGGGCTGCATCCGCATCGATTCGGCACCGGGGCGTGGCACCACCATCGCCGCGCAACTGCCGCAGGATCCCGTGCCGGAAAATGGCACCGTGTAG
- a CDS encoding response regulator codes for MIKVGIVDDHAIVRAGLKQFFAEQVDLRVIGEAASGREAIDLVRNEPMDVLVMDLSMPGQSGMDALGMIRAKAPDVGVLILSGYPEEHYATNLIRQGASGFLNKECDPEEIVKAIRTIAMGKRYISASVAELLAQQLGKGDDLLPHEQLSEREFQVFLKLAKGETASDIADELSLSVKTVSTYRTRLMEKMNLQTNSDLTYYALKNKLID; via the coding sequence ATGATCAAGGTAGGTATCGTAGACGACCACGCCATTGTCCGTGCGGGTCTGAAACAGTTTTTTGCGGAACAGGTGGATCTCCGGGTGATCGGGGAAGCCGCCAGCGGGCGCGAGGCCATCGATCTGGTGCGCAACGAGCCCATGGATGTGCTGGTAATGGACCTGTCCATGCCCGGCCAAAGCGGCATGGACGCGCTGGGCATGATCCGCGCCAAGGCGCCGGACGTGGGCGTGCTGATCCTGAGCGGCTATCCCGAGGAGCATTACGCCACCAACCTGATCCGCCAGGGGGCCAGCGGCTTCCTGAACAAGGAATGCGATCCTGAGGAGATCGTCAAGGCGATCCGCACGATTGCCATGGGCAAGCGCTACATCAGCGCCAGCGTGGCCGAGCTGCTGGCCCAGCAACTGGGCAAGGGCGATGACCTGCTGCCGCACGAGCAGCTGTCCGAACGCGAATTCCAGGTCTTCCTCAAACTCGCCAAGGGCGAGACCGCCAGCGATATCGCCGACGAGCTGTCACTGAGCGTGAAAACGGTGAGCACCTACCGTACCCGCCTGATGGAGAAGATGAACCTCCAAACCAACAGCGACCTGACCTATTACGCACTGAAAAACAAGCTGATCGACTGA
- a CDS encoding response regulator, translating into MGLKVYIVEDNPVIRENLVDTLQELADAETVGVAATEKEGVNWLTSHLPEWDLAIVDLFLQQGTGLGVLEACKDRPEDKKMVVFSNYATNDVRDRCVQMGVDKFFDKSREIDALIDYCIEISEQ; encoded by the coding sequence GTGGGCCTGAAGGTTTACATCGTAGAAGACAACCCGGTCATCCGTGAGAATCTGGTGGATACGCTCCAGGAACTCGCCGATGCCGAAACCGTGGGTGTCGCCGCCACCGAGAAGGAAGGAGTCAACTGGCTGACTTCGCATCTTCCCGAGTGGGACTTGGCCATCGTCGACCTGTTCCTGCAGCAGGGAACCGGGCTGGGTGTGCTCGAGGCCTGCAAGGACCGGCCCGAGGACAAGAAGATGGTTGTGTTCAGCAACTACGCCACCAACGACGTACGCGACCGCTGCGTACAGATGGGTGTCGACAAGTTCTTCGACAAATCCCGCGAGATCGATGCCCTGATCGATTACTGCATCGAGATTTCCGAGCAGTAG